TTTACCCTTGAGGTTACAGGCGCACGAACGTTTAATCATATTTATCGATCGCATTAACCCTGCAAATTTGCTTGTTCGCCTGCACCAGCAAGGAATTGCCATTGCAACTTTACAAGCAGGGATCTTAAATGAAGTGCGTTCCGAATATCAGCACAATATTACCCAGCAACTGTATGTAGATAGTGTAACCTGGAATGTGGTGCGTAAACTGAAAGATGATACCATAGCAATGATTAATAATGCGGTGCAAGGTTTACCCGCAGATGCAAACGGAATTGAGCTGAGTAAAGCAATTTTACAGCACATGGCTAGCATTGATGAAAATCCTTACGATCTAACCATTGAGCTGATTAAAAAGGACATTCATCAGCTTTTTTGACAAGGTGTAACCAGTTTTAATAGTTAACCAACTTAGCTGGCCTAATGAATCAATGGCTATTGAACTAATGAACTAACCAATTATGAGCGAAAAAAAGCACACCACCACTTCAGGTATTGAAATAAAGGCGCTGTATACCGAAGCAAGGCCAATGGAAGAGCTGCCCGGAGAATTTCCTTTTACCAGGGGAATCCAGAAAGATATGTACCGGGGACGCTTATGGACTATGCGGCAGTATGCCGGTTTTTCAACCGCTGAGGA
The nucleotide sequence above comes from Pedobacter riviphilus. Encoded proteins:
- a CDS encoding DUF7935 family protein: MNTQQILVDIVILFAGIFIALVAVYYILKNDIQRFFSLKTIELNKESRAHILPLRLQAHERLIIFIDRINPANLLVRLHQQGIAIATLQAGILNEVRSEYQHNITQQLYVDSVTWNVVRKLKDDTIAMINNAVQGLPADANGIELSKAILQHMASIDENPYDLTIELIKKDIHQLF